In Sulfurisphaera javensis, a single genomic region encodes these proteins:
- a CDS encoding acyl-CoA dehydrogenase family protein: MVFPLKSIEDFTIDLTDDHELLRNAVREFAENEISKYVEKGESERDFPRELRERAKELGLYGLDVPTEYNGQGGDYLSLLVTAEEISRIWTSFSTFFLIQWMFNQALLKWGNETLKKKYLRETVKGEKIAAFCNTEPEAGSDVANMKSTAKIINGHYVLNARKIFITNGDIADYYLITARTSPPDQKARWKGITVFIVEKDWGVKTVSRIETTGLKASHTAEIILEDVKVPEENVLGEVGNGFKYAVESFDYARTIVSSQAIGIAQSAFEKMTNYSLQRTAFDKKLAEFELVQQKISESLADLETARLLTYWAGTLYKRGRMNEYIIAASLAKFHSTEAAERIVTRAMTIHGGYGVSVSTGLERLLRDLQILKTYEGTNDIQRISAARQFYYRFMGVKV; the protein is encoded by the coding sequence ATGGTGTTTCCTTTAAAGTCAATAGAGGATTTTACTATAGATTTGACTGATGATCATGAATTATTAAGGAATGCAGTAAGAGAGTTTGCTGAAAATGAGATAAGCAAATATGTTGAAAAGGGTGAGAGTGAGAGAGACTTTCCTAGAGAATTAAGGGAAAGAGCTAAAGAGTTAGGCCTTTATGGTTTAGATGTTCCTACCGAATATAATGGCCAGGGGGGCGATTATCTTTCTCTTCTTGTTACTGCAGAAGAGATAAGTAGAATTTGGACATCTTTTTCAACGTTCTTTCTCATACAATGGATGTTTAACCAAGCATTACTTAAATGGGGTAACGAAACGTTAAAGAAGAAGTATCTAAGGGAGACTGTTAAAGGAGAAAAAATTGCGGCTTTTTGTAATACGGAGCCAGAAGCTGGCTCAGATGTAGCTAATATGAAATCTACAGCAAAGATAATAAATGGCCACTATGTGTTAAATGCAAGAAAAATATTCATAACTAATGGGGACATAGCGGATTATTATCTTATTACGGCAAGAACTTCTCCTCCTGATCAAAAAGCGAGATGGAAAGGAATAACGGTTTTCATTGTTGAAAAGGATTGGGGAGTAAAAACAGTAAGTAGAATTGAAACAACTGGGTTAAAGGCCTCTCATACTGCTGAAATAATACTTGAGGATGTAAAAGTCCCAGAAGAGAATGTATTAGGAGAAGTTGGTAATGGGTTTAAATACGCTGTCGAATCTTTTGATTACGCTAGGACAATAGTTTCATCCCAGGCAATAGGTATAGCACAATCAGCTTTCGAAAAGATGACTAATTATTCTCTTCAAAGAACAGCTTTTGATAAAAAGTTAGCGGAATTTGAATTAGTACAACAAAAAATTAGTGAATCTTTAGCTGACCTAGAAACTGCAAGACTGTTGACTTATTGGGCTGGAACATTATACAAGAGAGGTAGAATGAATGAATACATTATAGCAGCTTCACTTGCAAAGTTTCACTCTACAGAAGCTGCAGAGAGAATAGTAACAAGAGCAATGACAATACATGGAGGATACGGTGTTTCAGTTTCAACTGGATTAGAAAGGCTTTTGAGGGATTTACAGATTTTAAAGACATATGAAGGAACAAATGATATTCAAAGAATTAGCGCAGCAAGGCAATTTTATTATAGATTTATGGGTGTAAAAGTTTGA
- a CDS encoding PaaI family thioesterase — protein MITEEEVNKLLSQHEALFRFIGAKFEKIDRGIAKLTFEYKEDLTRIGGILHGAIIFAAMDYAGSYAVRTLDVQEAYTLEFNIIFLKAMKTPPFSFLAKVIRETKRYAYVEVEGFDGDNELCAKGNGIWHLIRN, from the coding sequence TTGATAACTGAAGAAGAGGTAAATAAACTTTTAAGTCAACATGAAGCACTTTTTAGGTTTATAGGTGCTAAATTTGAAAAAATTGACAGAGGAATAGCTAAATTAACTTTTGAATATAAGGAAGACCTTACTAGAATAGGAGGAATTCTTCATGGTGCAATAATATTTGCCGCTATGGATTATGCAGGCAGTTATGCAGTAAGAACTTTAGATGTGCAAGAAGCATATACGTTAGAGTTCAACATAATCTTTTTAAAAGCCATGAAAACTCCTCCATTTTCATTTCTTGCTAAAGTTATCAGAGAGACTAAGAGATATGCTTATGTGGAAGTCGAAGGTTTTGATGGTGATAATGAGCTATGTGCTAAAGGAAACGGAATCTGGCATTTAATTAGGAATTAA
- a CDS encoding DmsC/YnfH family molybdoenzyme membrane anchor subunit, which produces MERSLGFLFDPNKCIICNACVNSCNEHYGNLNWRSLLVFENGVRIGVSIACNHCDNPLCMKVCPANAIHKDDMGIVYIDPNECIGCGYCQWACPYEEPKFNKEGVMTKCDLCRNRLLNREGLPYCVESCPTGALSFGWLDKPKYEAPYLAPYEITKPKYEIKSPKEGEIKASPLKIRKENKYIELLLFTILSELSLGLLLTRIPFYSLLSFLLLAIGLIPSIFHVNKRNRAFRVIMNLKSSWLSREVLFGGLALLSLFIEDLLPMFTLVYYISVVLLSLSVISSIMIYMLKTTPSWYNANTPLSFIGTITTIFPLGFYFNHNIMFIIIPLILAFIELVMLRTQKILHIPYLLLLLISIFIPLTSILASVTGISSEIIARRNFFEKIKYYGLPTP; this is translated from the coding sequence ATGGAAAGGAGTTTAGGATTCCTATTTGATCCAAATAAATGCATTATCTGTAACGCTTGTGTAAACTCATGTAACGAACATTATGGAAATTTGAATTGGAGATCCTTATTAGTTTTTGAAAATGGAGTTAGAATAGGAGTATCTATTGCTTGTAATCACTGTGATAATCCGCTCTGTATGAAAGTTTGTCCTGCAAATGCAATTCATAAAGATGATATGGGTATTGTTTATATTGATCCTAATGAATGTATAGGTTGTGGATATTGTCAATGGGCTTGTCCCTACGAAGAACCAAAATTTAATAAAGAAGGAGTTATGACTAAATGTGATTTATGCAGAAATAGACTATTAAACAGAGAAGGGTTACCATACTGTGTAGAATCTTGTCCTACTGGAGCTTTATCATTTGGTTGGCTAGACAAACCTAAATATGAAGCACCTTATTTGGCTCCTTATGAGATAACAAAACCTAAATATGAAATAAAGAGTCCTAAAGAAGGGGAAATAAAAGCTTCTCCATTAAAGATAAGAAAAGAAAACAAATACATAGAATTATTACTTTTCACAATACTTTCCGAACTATCTTTAGGCTTACTGCTCACTAGGATACCTTTTTATTCTCTTTTATCATTCCTCCTTTTAGCTATTGGTCTTATTCCTTCAATATTCCATGTAAATAAGAGAAATAGAGCGTTTAGAGTAATAATGAACTTAAAATCATCTTGGTTAAGCCGCGAAGTACTATTTGGTGGTCTAGCATTACTTTCTCTTTTCATCGAAGATCTTTTACCTATGTTTACTTTAGTGTACTACATCTCAGTAGTTCTTCTCTCTTTGTCAGTAATCTCATCAATCATGATTTATATGTTAAAAACTACTCCGTCATGGTATAATGCAAACACTCCTTTGTCATTTATAGGTACAATAACCACTATATTCCCACTAGGATTTTACTTTAATCATAATATTATGTTTATAATAATACCTTTAATTCTTGCTTTCATAGAATTAGTAATGTTAAGAACACAGAAAATACTTCATATTCCTTACTTGCTTTTATTATTGATTTCTATCTTTATTCCGTTAACAAGTATTTTGGCATCAGTAACAGGTATTTCATCAGAAATCATAGCTAGGAGGAATTTCTTTGAAAAGATTAAATATTATGGTCTTCCAACTCCATAA
- a CDS encoding 2-oxoacid:acceptor oxidoreductase family protein — protein sequence MLEIRFHGRGGQGVVTAANLLAIAADIEGFWSSAFPFYGAERRGAEIEAYCRIDSQPIRITSPIEQPDYVVILDPTLLKISNPLKGLKEEGYVIINSSSNPNLNHTTFYVNATQIAKDLGLVKSGWPLVNIILLGSLIKALEHISLSSLEKAIEEEFDEKLAELNKKAVRIAYENTKVVSPIVA from the coding sequence TTGCTCGAAATAAGATTTCACGGAAGAGGTGGACAAGGTGTTGTTACTGCAGCGAACTTATTAGCTATAGCTGCAGATATTGAAGGTTTTTGGAGTTCTGCATTCCCTTTTTATGGTGCAGAAAGAAGGGGTGCAGAAATTGAAGCTTATTGTAGAATTGATTCACAACCTATTAGGATAACTTCTCCAATTGAGCAACCAGATTATGTTGTAATTTTAGACCCTACATTGTTAAAAATCTCAAATCCCCTTAAAGGTTTAAAAGAAGAAGGATATGTTATAATTAATTCGTCCTCAAATCCTAATTTAAATCATACTACATTTTACGTTAATGCTACTCAAATTGCAAAAGATTTAGGTTTAGTCAAATCTGGTTGGCCCCTAGTTAATATCATTCTTTTAGGTTCATTAATTAAGGCATTAGAGCATATCTCCTTGTCCTCTCTTGAGAAGGCTATAGAGGAAGAATTTGATGAAAAGTTAGCTGAACTAAATAAGAAAGCAGTTAGGATAGCTTATGAAAACACAAAGGTGGTGAGCCCAATTGTCGCTTAA
- a CDS encoding 4Fe-4S binding protein, with product MSLNYQYFPVSRPSEGGGGKTGNWRIVRPLVDLNKCIGCKACYLWCPENTIIPSDGKVTINYEYCKGCGVCSNVCPVKAISMVNEL from the coding sequence TTGTCGCTTAATTATCAATATTTTCCCGTTAGTAGACCATCAGAAGGTGGTGGTGGTAAAACAGGTAATTGGAGAATAGTAAGACCATTAGTTGATTTAAATAAATGTATTGGTTGTAAAGCTTGTTATTTATGGTGCCCAGAAAATACCATAATCCCATCTGATGGGAAAGTAACAATAAATTATGAATATTGTAAAGGATGTGGAGTTTGCTCTAATGTATGTCCAGTAAAAGCTATTTCTATGGTGAATGAGTTATGA
- a CDS encoding transketolase C-terminal domain-containing protein — MMSKVISGNEAVALGVKLSRVKVIAIYPITPQTYIIEELAAMRDKGELDAEVIRVESEHSAMAAIYGAASTGVRVYTATASQGLLYMHEMVWWVAGSRIPIVMTVGTRAVGAPWNIWNEHTDFMSERDSGWIMTFASTPQEALDLTLQAFRISEDERVFLPMMVGMDGFILSHTKTRVYIPSQEDVDEFLPPRKQPYTLDPEDPVDIGNMFQPIDYMKFRHSIHLAMLHSIDVIKEVGKEYEKKVIPIGSYSTLNDSYKLDDAEYAIVSMGAWSLDVMQVVDELRKEGIKIGLYRIRYVRPWDEEDIKKKLGDKQGILVLDRSVSFGRGGHLYLELKSTLPEANIKGVVTGLGGVSIGKDMILPLTRKFIEGNTNNEWFYPSEVEKVELRNPRYIK; from the coding sequence ATGATGAGTAAGGTAATTTCTGGGAACGAGGCTGTAGCTTTAGGTGTAAAGTTATCAAGAGTTAAAGTTATTGCAATATATCCAATAACCCCTCAAACTTATATAATTGAAGAACTTGCTGCAATGAGAGATAAAGGAGAATTAGACGCTGAAGTAATAAGAGTTGAAAGTGAACATTCAGCTATGGCTGCAATTTATGGTGCAGCATCTACAGGGGTAAGAGTTTACACAGCTACTGCATCTCAAGGATTACTTTACATGCATGAAATGGTCTGGTGGGTTGCAGGGAGCAGAATACCAATTGTTATGACCGTAGGAACCAGAGCTGTAGGTGCACCATGGAATATATGGAATGAGCATACTGATTTCATGAGTGAAAGAGATAGTGGATGGATTATGACTTTTGCCTCTACACCTCAAGAAGCTTTAGATTTAACATTACAAGCATTCAGAATTTCAGAGGACGAGAGGGTCTTCTTACCAATGATGGTAGGAATGGATGGTTTTATATTATCTCATACTAAAACTAGAGTTTATATTCCTAGCCAAGAGGATGTAGATGAATTTTTACCTCCAAGAAAACAACCATACACTCTTGATCCTGAGGATCCAGTAGACATTGGAAATATGTTTCAACCAATTGATTACATGAAATTTAGACACTCTATTCATTTAGCAATGCTTCATTCAATTGATGTTATAAAAGAGGTAGGTAAAGAATATGAAAAGAAAGTAATTCCTATAGGTTCTTACTCTACACTTAATGATTCATATAAGCTTGATGATGCAGAATACGCTATAGTATCCATGGGAGCATGGTCGCTGGATGTTATGCAAGTTGTAGATGAATTAAGAAAAGAAGGAATAAAGATTGGTCTTTATAGGATAAGATATGTAAGACCTTGGGATGAAGAAGACATTAAAAAGAAACTAGGAGATAAACAAGGAATTTTAGTTCTTGATAGGTCTGTGAGCTTTGGAAGAGGAGGGCATCTTTACTTAGAGTTAAAATCCACATTACCAGAAGCTAACATAAAGGGTGTAGTTACTGGCCTAGGAGGGGTTTCAATAGGAAAAGACATGATTCTTCCTCTTACGAGGAAGTTTATTGAAGGTAATACAAACAATGAATGGTTCTATCCATCCGAGGTGGAAAAGGTTGAGCTTAGGAATCCGAGATATATCAAATAA
- the porB gene encoding pyruvate synthase subunit PorB: MSLGIRDISNKPRLLPGTSACPGCPENIALKAISMALGENAVFIVVAGCSSIIQGMGPKSTYNYPVLNIAFAAGPAAAAGMAKAFKLRNKDIKPVVWAGDGGTADIGFASLSGAAERNDNILYICVDNEAYMNTGGHRSGSTPFGAKTASTPGGKKENKKDLPFIMIAHHVPYVATASVGYLHDLMDKIKKARSIEGFSYVQVLTPDPYGWMFDPSKTAELGKLAVQTCYWPLIEYENGKLFISQESMHCLDKRTRKPIKEFLKLQGRYKGVSEEVIRGLEDYIDRMWERIKSIYEGKVIL, encoded by the coding sequence TTGAGCTTAGGAATCCGAGATATATCAAATAAACCTAGATTGTTACCCGGTACATCAGCATGTCCAGGGTGTCCAGAGAATATAGCATTAAAGGCTATAAGCATGGCTTTAGGTGAAAATGCTGTATTTATTGTAGTTGCTGGTTGTTCATCAATAATTCAAGGAATGGGTCCAAAATCAACTTACAATTATCCAGTACTTAATATTGCTTTTGCTGCTGGTCCTGCGGCTGCTGCTGGAATGGCAAAAGCGTTTAAGCTAAGAAATAAGGATATTAAGCCAGTAGTATGGGCTGGGGATGGCGGGACAGCAGATATAGGGTTTGCGTCATTAAGCGGTGCTGCTGAGAGAAATGATAATATTTTATACATTTGCGTCGATAACGAAGCTTATATGAATACTGGTGGGCATAGAAGTGGTTCAACTCCTTTTGGAGCAAAAACCGCCTCAACTCCTGGAGGAAAAAAAGAAAATAAGAAAGATTTACCATTTATTATGATAGCTCATCATGTTCCTTATGTTGCAACAGCAAGCGTTGGTTATTTGCATGACCTTATGGATAAAATAAAAAAAGCTAGAAGCATAGAGGGATTTTCTTATGTTCAAGTCCTAACTCCAGACCCTTATGGATGGATGTTTGATCCTTCAAAAACAGCTGAATTGGGTAAACTTGCAGTTCAAACTTGTTACTGGCCTTTAATAGAATATGAAAATGGAAAGTTGTTTATATCTCAAGAAAGTATGCATTGTTTAGATAAAAGGACTAGGAAACCTATCAAAGAGTTCCTTAAATTACAAGGCAGATATAAGGGAGTTTCAGAAGAAGTGATAAGAGGATTAGAGGATTATATTGACAGAATGTGGGAAAGAATTAAAAGCATCTACGAAGGTAAAGTGATTTTATAA
- a CDS encoding CoA ester lyase: MRPLFRSQLYVPANNEKMIRKTETIKADSFIFDLEDAVPQQEKEKARELLSSILPQLNIKESVICTRINSLSTKEVIKDLDFVINSNVDCLVIPKTESDISFLYKMTGKKLIPIIETARGLVKIEDIARSEGIIGITWGAADLADSLKANVKSIEGSEYIRLKLVSIARTYGISPIDKVFFDVKDLEGFRKECELAKSFGFDGKQAIHPNQVSIANEVFSPSKEEIEWAKKVVEEYEKSSSAGRGAITVDGKLVDAVHYRIAKRILSSL, translated from the coding sequence GTGAGACCCTTGTTCAGATCACAATTATATGTCCCAGCTAATAATGAAAAAATGATCAGAAAGACTGAAACAATTAAGGCTGACTCCTTTATTTTTGATTTAGAAGATGCTGTTCCACAACAAGAAAAAGAAAAGGCTAGAGAATTGCTTTCCTCAATTCTTCCTCAATTAAATATAAAAGAAAGTGTAATTTGCACAAGAATTAATTCTCTTTCTACTAAAGAGGTTATCAAAGATTTAGACTTTGTAATAAATAGTAACGTGGATTGCTTAGTTATTCCAAAAACTGAAAGTGATATATCTTTTTTATATAAAATGACTGGAAAAAAACTTATTCCCATAATAGAAACTGCAAGGGGATTAGTGAAGATTGAAGACATTGCAAGAAGTGAAGGAATAATAGGTATTACTTGGGGAGCAGCAGATTTAGCAGATAGCTTAAAGGCAAACGTAAAAAGCATAGAGGGAAGCGAATATATAAGACTAAAATTAGTTAGTATAGCAAGAACTTATGGAATCTCACCTATTGATAAAGTGTTTTTTGATGTAAAAGATCTTGAAGGTTTTAGAAAGGAGTGTGAGCTGGCTAAATCTTTTGGTTTTGATGGAAAACAGGCAATTCATCCTAACCAAGTTAGTATAGCAAATGAAGTTTTTTCTCCAAGTAAGGAGGAAATTGAATGGGCAAAAAAAGTAGTTGAAGAATACGAAAAATCTTCTTCTGCAGGAAGGGGTGCAATTACTGTTGATGGTAAATTAGTTGATGCAGTTCATTATCGTATAGCTAAAAGAATATTATCGTCATTATAA
- a CDS encoding peroxiredoxin, which translates to MPEVGEFAPDFELPDTELKKVKLSDYRGKVVVLAFYPAAFTSVCTKEMCTFRDSMAKFNEVNAVVLGISVDPPFSNKAFKEQNKLNFTVLSDYNREVIKKYGISWEFPALPGYVLAKRAVFVIDKEGKIRYKWVSDDPTKEPPYDEIEKVVKSLS; encoded by the coding sequence ATGCCAGAAGTAGGAGAATTTGCACCAGATTTTGAACTTCCAGATACAGAATTAAAAAAGGTAAAACTTTCTGACTATCGTGGAAAGGTAGTAGTATTAGCGTTTTATCCTGCAGCCTTTACAAGTGTTTGTACTAAAGAAATGTGTACTTTTAGAGATTCGATGGCAAAATTTAATGAAGTTAATGCTGTTGTACTTGGTATTAGTGTTGATCCACCCTTTAGTAACAAAGCATTTAAAGAACAAAATAAATTAAATTTCACTGTACTAAGTGATTATAATAGAGAAGTAATTAAAAAATATGGTATTTCATGGGAATTTCCAGCTCTTCCAGGATATGTTTTAGCAAAAAGAGCAGTTTTCGTAATAGATAAGGAAGGGAAAATAAGGTATAAATGGGTATCAGATGACCCGACGAAAGAACCTCCTTATGATGAAATTGAAAAAGTTGTTAAATCTTTAAGTTAA
- a CDS encoding sulfurtransferase, translating into MLVSTTWLHENLSDVKIIEVDFDPEFNYFEGHIPNAILLRWKDLLHDTIRDFAPPEKFSKVLGSLGIKEDDFIILYSDMGNRYAFYTYWLMKAYGHKDIAILDGGIFKWLKDGYEVSHEIPSLTKCNYQVKKIDWSSRILIWELLPKLNVVELIDARNREEYEGITTAPPEHKCEQTQVAGHIPRARNIPWTVLFNDNGTMKSREELEKIFSSISREKEIVVYCRTGARASAVWYALKEVLNYERVRLYDGSWVEYGNLVGVPIER; encoded by the coding sequence ATGCTTGTCAGTACTACATGGTTGCATGAAAATTTAAGTGATGTAAAAATTATTGAAGTAGATTTTGACCCAGAGTTTAACTACTTTGAAGGACATATACCTAATGCAATTTTACTACGCTGGAAAGACTTGCTTCATGACACAATTAGAGATTTTGCACCCCCAGAGAAATTTAGTAAAGTTCTGGGAAGTTTAGGAATCAAAGAAGACGATTTTATCATTTTATATAGTGATATGGGAAATAGGTACGCGTTTTATACTTATTGGCTAATGAAAGCTTATGGACATAAAGACATTGCAATTCTTGATGGAGGAATATTTAAATGGCTAAAGGATGGTTATGAGGTTAGTCATGAAATTCCATCCTTAACAAAATGTAATTATCAAGTGAAGAAAATCGATTGGAGTTCTAGGATATTAATTTGGGAGTTACTTCCTAAATTGAACGTTGTTGAATTAATTGATGCAAGGAATAGAGAAGAATATGAAGGAATAACTACAGCACCTCCAGAACATAAATGTGAGCAAACTCAAGTTGCTGGTCACATTCCTAGAGCTAGAAACATTCCTTGGACAGTTCTTTTTAACGATAATGGAACTATGAAGTCGAGAGAAGAGTTAGAAAAAATATTTTCTAGTATAAGCAGAGAAAAAGAGATTGTGGTTTATTGTAGAACTGGAGCTAGAGCTTCAGCAGTCTGGTATGCTCTCAAGGAAGTTTTAAATTATGAAAGAGTTAGACTTTATGACGGTTCATGGGTTGAGTACGGTAATTTAGTAGGTGTTCCAATAGAACGTTAA
- the cutB gene encoding glyceraldehyde dehydrogenase subunit beta yields MFPPQFGYYRPSSLADALDFMSGGGVKPLAGGQSLIPMLKFRLVQPKFLVDLNPLRELYFVRDEGKTISIGSMTKHSDIVKDLTIKNKLPLLSQTASKVGDMQVRNMGTIGGSLSNADPSADYPAVALAYDATMILVSSSGERNVSAKDFFKGPFTTELKEDEILREIKFPVLEGYKFKYEKIVRRAGDFALVGMAVLAKVENNKVDDIRVAYTGVSDKPYRPYELEKMLIGSVTLDKIKEFAEKVSNSVNPPSDSRGSSSYRRKVMQLVTINVLKEVLGVVS; encoded by the coding sequence ATGTTTCCTCCTCAGTTCGGATATTATAGACCTTCTTCGCTTGCCGATGCGTTAGATTTCATGAGTGGTGGAGGAGTAAAGCCGTTAGCTGGAGGACAAAGCTTAATACCGATGTTAAAATTTAGGCTAGTTCAGCCAAAATTTCTTGTTGATTTGAATCCACTTAGAGAGTTATATTTTGTTAGGGATGAAGGGAAAACAATATCAATTGGTTCGATGACAAAACATTCTGATATAGTAAAAGATCTTACAATAAAGAATAAACTTCCTTTACTTTCCCAAACTGCTTCAAAAGTAGGGGATATGCAAGTAAGAAATATGGGTACAATTGGTGGAAGTCTAAGTAATGCTGATCCTTCTGCAGATTATCCAGCTGTAGCTTTAGCTTATGATGCAACAATGATATTAGTATCTTCATCTGGTGAAAGAAATGTCTCAGCAAAAGACTTCTTTAAAGGTCCATTTACGACAGAATTAAAGGAAGATGAAATATTAAGAGAGATAAAGTTTCCAGTTCTTGAAGGGTACAAATTCAAATATGAGAAGATAGTTAGAAGAGCTGGAGACTTTGCTTTAGTAGGAATGGCAGTTCTAGCTAAGGTTGAAAATAACAAGGTTGATGATATTAGAGTTGCTTATACTGGTGTGTCAGACAAGCCTTATAGGCCTTATGAGTTAGAAAAAATGCTGATTGGTAGTGTCACGCTAGATAAAATTAAGGAGTTTGCCGAAAAAGTTTCTAATTCAGTAAATCCTCCCTCTGATTCTAGAGGGAGTTCTTCTTATAGAAGGAAAGTCATGCAATTAGTTACGATAAACGTCTTGAAAGAGGTGTTAGGTGTTGTTAGTTAG
- the cutC gene encoding glyceraldehyde dehydrogenase subunit gamma produces MLLVRPGEKVKIRVKVNGIWYERDIEPRMLLVHFLRDELGLTGTKIGCDTSTCGSCTVLMNGKSVKSCTVLAVQADGAEITTIEGLSSDSKLHPIQEAFKDNFALQCGYCTPGMIMQSYYLLKENPNPTEDEIRDGLHGNICRCTGYQNIIKAVQDASRRMRA; encoded by the coding sequence GTGTTGTTAGTTAGACCAGGTGAAAAGGTAAAAATAAGAGTTAAAGTAAATGGAATATGGTATGAAAGGGACATAGAACCAAGAATGTTGTTAGTTCATTTTTTAAGAGATGAGTTAGGTTTAACTGGAACTAAAATTGGATGTGATACATCTACATGCGGATCATGCACAGTATTAATGAATGGTAAAAGTGTTAAATCATGTACAGTACTAGCTGTTCAAGCTGACGGAGCAGAAATCACAACTATAGAAGGCCTTTCATCAGATAGTAAATTACATCCAATTCAAGAAGCTTTTAAAGACAATTTTGCATTACAGTGTGGTTATTGTACTCCCGGTATGATAATGCAATCATACTATTTACTAAAAGAGAATCCAAACCCTACAGAAGATGAAATAAGGGATGGACTTCATGGCAACATCTGTAGGTGTACTGGATATCAAAATATTATAAAAGCTGTACAAGACGCTTCTAGGAGGATGAGAGCATGA